From Micromonospora rhizosphaerae, the proteins below share one genomic window:
- the dapF gene encoding diaminopimelate epimerase, with protein MEFTKGHGTGNDFVILPDPDNALDLTPRLVAALCDRRRGIGGDGVLRVVRAAKHPEGTALAGEAEWFMDYWNADGSFAEMCGNGARVFVRYLLATGLAAPAGETLPVATRAGVVRALVEGETIAVEMRRPRMYATAAATLGGLTIPGTAVDVGNPHLVCALPAGLELAALDLTRAPDVDPAIFPAGVNVEFTAPADPVEGSAGHVLMRVHERGSAETLSCGTGACAVGAVALRDAGQDTGTVTVDVPGGRLKVTVTDDSCWLSGPAVLVATGTVNPTALPA; from the coding sequence GTGGAGTTCACCAAGGGCCACGGCACCGGCAACGACTTCGTGATCCTGCCCGACCCGGACAACGCGCTCGACCTGACCCCCCGCCTGGTCGCCGCGCTCTGCGACCGGCGGCGCGGCATCGGCGGCGACGGCGTGCTGCGGGTGGTGCGGGCCGCCAAGCACCCGGAGGGCACCGCGCTGGCCGGCGAGGCCGAGTGGTTCATGGATTACTGGAACGCCGACGGCTCGTTCGCCGAGATGTGCGGTAACGGCGCCCGGGTCTTCGTCCGTTACCTGCTGGCGACCGGGCTGGCCGCGCCGGCGGGGGAGACCCTGCCGGTGGCCACCCGGGCCGGCGTCGTGCGCGCGCTGGTCGAGGGGGAGACCATCGCCGTCGAGATGCGCCGCCCCCGGATGTACGCCACGGCGGCCGCCACCCTGGGCGGGCTGACCATCCCCGGCACCGCGGTGGACGTCGGCAACCCGCACCTGGTGTGCGCCCTGCCGGCCGGCCTGGAGTTGGCCGCCCTCGACCTCACCCGGGCGCCCGACGTCGACCCGGCGATCTTCCCGGCCGGGGTGAACGTCGAGTTCACCGCCCCCGCCGACCCGGTCGAGGGCTCGGCCGGCCACGTGCTGATGCGAGTCCACGAGCGCGGCTCGGCCGAGACCCTCTCCTGCGGCACCGGCGCCTGCGCGGTCGGCGCGGTGGCCCTGCGCGACGCCGGCCAGGACACCGGCACGGTCACCGTCGACGTCCCCGGCGGCCGCCTCAAGGTGACGGTCACCGACGACTCCTGCTGGCTGTCCGGCCCCGCCGTCCTGGTCGCCACCGGCACCGTCAACCCCACCGCCCTACCCGCCTGA
- the hflX gene encoding GTPase HflX gives MRDQETYVPYEDDELDATTGEFELSERQALRRVPGLSTELTDITEVEYRQLRLERVVLVGVWTEGTQSDAENSLAELAALAETAGSQVLEGLIQRRNRPDPATYVGRGKVDDLGAVVLSTGADTVICDGELSPSQLRNLEQRTKVKVVDRTALILDIFAQHAKSKEGKAQVELAQLEYLLPRLRGWGETLSRQTGGSGRGGGAGGGVGLRGPGETKLETDRRRIRYRIARLRREIKGMQTVRQTKRARRSRNAVPAVAIAGYTNAGKSSLLNRLTGAGVLVENALFATLDPTTRRATTSDGRLYTLSDTVGFVRHLPHQIVEAFRSTLEEVAEADLVVHVVDGTHPDPEEQVRAVREVLAEVGADRLPELLVVNKTDAADEETLLRLKRLWPEAVFVSAHSGRGIDGLREAVEERLPRPAVEVRAVLPYDRGDLVARVHRQGEVLSTSHLPEGTLLHVRVGEALATELAPFRAGDRLIEQERVGAGR, from the coding sequence TTGCGAGACCAGGAGACCTACGTTCCCTACGAGGACGACGAGCTCGACGCCACCACCGGCGAGTTCGAGCTGTCGGAGCGGCAGGCGCTGCGGCGGGTCCCCGGCCTCTCCACCGAGCTCACCGACATCACCGAGGTCGAATACCGCCAGCTCCGGCTGGAGCGGGTCGTCCTGGTCGGCGTCTGGACCGAGGGCACGCAGAGTGACGCGGAAAACAGTCTCGCCGAGCTGGCCGCGCTGGCCGAGACGGCCGGCTCGCAGGTGCTCGAGGGGCTGATCCAGCGGCGTAACCGCCCGGACCCGGCCACCTACGTCGGCCGGGGCAAGGTCGACGACCTGGGCGCGGTGGTGCTCTCCACCGGCGCCGACACGGTGATCTGCGACGGTGAGCTGTCCCCGTCCCAGCTCCGCAACCTGGAGCAGCGCACCAAGGTCAAGGTGGTCGACCGCACCGCGCTGATCCTCGACATCTTCGCCCAGCACGCCAAGAGCAAGGAAGGTAAGGCGCAGGTCGAGCTGGCCCAGCTCGAATACCTGCTGCCGCGGCTGCGTGGTTGGGGCGAGACGCTCTCCCGGCAGACCGGTGGTAGCGGTCGCGGCGGTGGCGCCGGCGGCGGCGTGGGTCTGCGCGGTCCCGGTGAGACCAAGCTGGAGACCGACCGGCGTCGGATCCGGTACCGGATCGCGCGGCTGCGCCGCGAGATCAAGGGCATGCAGACGGTACGCCAGACCAAGCGAGCCCGTCGATCCCGTAACGCGGTCCCGGCGGTGGCGATCGCCGGCTACACCAACGCCGGCAAGTCCAGCCTGCTCAACCGGCTGACCGGGGCGGGCGTGCTGGTCGAGAACGCGCTCTTCGCCACGCTGGACCCGACCACCCGCAGGGCCACCACCTCCGATGGCCGGCTCTACACGCTGTCCGACACCGTCGGCTTCGTCCGGCACCTGCCGCACCAGATCGTCGAGGCGTTCCGCTCGACCCTGGAGGAGGTCGCCGAGGCGGATCTGGTGGTGCACGTGGTCGACGGCACCCACCCGGACCCGGAGGAGCAGGTCCGGGCGGTCCGCGAGGTACTCGCCGAGGTGGGCGCCGACCGGCTGCCCGAGCTGCTGGTGGTCAACAAGACCGACGCCGCCGACGAGGAGACGCTGCTGCGGCTCAAGCGGCTCTGGCCCGAGGCGGTCTTCGTCTCCGCGCACAGCGGGCGCGGGATCGACGGGCTGCGCGAGGCCGTCGAGGAGCGGCTGCCCCGCCCCGCGGTGGAGGTCCGCGCCGTGCTCCCGTACGACCGGGGTGACCTGGTGGCCCGGGTGCACCGGCAGGGCGAGGTGCTGAGCACCTCCCACCTGCCGGAGGGGACCCTGCTGCACGTCCGGGTGGGCGAGGCGCTCGCCACCGAGCTGGCACCGTTCCGCGCCGGCGACCGGCTCATCGAGCAGGAGCGGGTCGGCGCCGGCCGGTGA
- the lexA gene encoding transcriptional repressor LexA — protein sequence MTEDRASRQKNPQPIDGAGPPATRRPRAARSRTGQPALRPVTPVVSSFPDPTTVDLTARQRRILEFIRTWVERHGYPPSVREIGEAVGLVSPSSVAYQLKELEKKGFLRRDPNRPRAVDVRAPSDVMDDELARAQRPAPAYVPMLGRIAAGGPILAEQAVEDIFPLPRELVGEGEVFMLQVKGDSMLDAAICDGDWVVVRQQPNAESGDIVAAMLEGEATVKTYRRRDGHVWLMPQNPAFDPIPGDDATIMGRVVAVLRRI from the coding sequence GTGACCGAGGACCGGGCCAGCCGGCAGAAGAACCCGCAGCCGATCGACGGGGCGGGTCCGCCGGCGACCCGACGCCCCCGCGCCGCGCGCAGCCGGACGGGGCAGCCCGCCCTGCGCCCGGTGACCCCGGTGGTGAGCAGCTTTCCCGACCCGACCACGGTCGACCTGACCGCGCGGCAGCGCCGGATCCTGGAGTTCATCCGCACCTGGGTGGAGCGGCACGGCTATCCGCCGAGCGTCCGGGAGATCGGCGAGGCGGTCGGGCTGGTCTCGCCGTCCAGCGTCGCCTACCAGCTCAAGGAGCTGGAGAAGAAGGGCTTCCTGCGCCGCGACCCCAACCGGCCCCGGGCGGTCGACGTCCGCGCCCCCAGCGACGTGATGGACGACGAGCTGGCCCGGGCGCAGCGCCCCGCCCCGGCGTACGTGCCGATGCTCGGCCGGATCGCCGCCGGTGGCCCGATCCTGGCCGAGCAGGCGGTGGAGGACATCTTCCCGCTGCCTCGGGAGCTGGTGGGTGAGGGCGAGGTCTTCATGCTCCAGGTCAAGGGCGACTCGATGCTCGACGCGGCGATCTGCGACGGCGACTGGGTGGTGGTTCGGCAGCAGCCGAACGCCGAATCCGGCGACATCGTGGCGGCCATGCTCGAGGGCGAGGCGACCGTGAAGACCTACCGGCGGCGCGACGGGCACGTCTGGCTGATGCCGCAGAATCCGGCCTTCGACCCGATCCCCGGCGACGACGCCACCATCATGGGTCGCGTCGTCGCCGTGCTGCGCCGGATCTGA
- a CDS encoding asparaginase domain-containing protein: protein MSVVLFTLGGTIAMAGAAPGGVVTRLTGAELTAAVPGLADLAEPLDVRDVRAVPSADLTYRQILDLVDAAGAAVAAGATGVVVTQGTDTLEESAFLADLVWPHQAPLVFTGAMRNPTLAGPDGPANLLAAARVAAAPAARDLGVLVAINDEIHAARFVRKTHSTSTAAFASPNAGPLGHVIEGEVRLLTRPPRVPLLPPVDPDRLAATRVALHTATLDDDVDLLDALARDRQGLVVGGFGVGHVRPALAPVLGALAERMPVVLTSRTGAGAVLRHTYGAVGSEADLQRRGLVNGGLLDPYKALVLLRLLLATGADRAEIAAAFARHG, encoded by the coding sequence GTGAGCGTCGTTCTCTTCACCCTCGGCGGCACGATCGCGATGGCGGGCGCCGCACCCGGTGGCGTGGTCACCCGGCTGACCGGCGCCGAACTCACCGCCGCCGTACCGGGGCTCGCCGACCTGGCCGAGCCGCTGGACGTACGGGACGTGCGGGCGGTGCCGAGCGCCGACCTGACCTACCGGCAGATCCTGGACCTGGTCGACGCGGCGGGCGCGGCGGTGGCCGCGGGGGCGACCGGGGTGGTGGTGACCCAGGGCACCGACACGCTGGAGGAGTCGGCGTTCCTGGCCGACCTGGTCTGGCCGCACCAGGCGCCTCTGGTCTTCACCGGCGCGATGCGCAACCCCACGCTGGCCGGGCCGGACGGCCCCGCGAACCTGCTCGCCGCGGCCCGGGTGGCCGCCGCGCCGGCGGCCCGCGACCTCGGCGTCCTGGTCGCGATCAACGACGAGATCCACGCCGCCCGGTTCGTCCGGAAAACGCACAGCACGAGTACGGCTGCCTTCGCCTCGCCCAACGCCGGTCCGCTCGGGCACGTGATCGAGGGGGAGGTACGGCTGCTGACCCGGCCGCCGCGGGTCCCCCTGCTGCCGCCGGTGGACCCCGACCGGCTCGCCGCCACCCGGGTGGCCCTGCACACGGCGACCCTCGACGACGACGTTGACCTTCTCGACGCGCTCGCCCGCGACCGGCAGGGGCTGGTGGTGGGCGGTTTCGGCGTCGGGCACGTGCGGCCGGCGCTCGCCCCGGTGCTCGGCGCGCTCGCCGAGCGGATGCCGGTGGTGCTCACCTCGCGCACCGGCGCGGGGGCGGTGCTGCGGCACACGTACGGGGCGGTCGGCTCGGAGGCCGACCTCCAGCGGCGGGGGCTGGTCAACGGCGGCCTGCTCGACCCGTACAAGGCCCTGGTGCTGCTCCGGCTGCTGCTGGCGACGGGTGCGGACCGCGCGGAGATCGCCGCCGCCTTCGCCCGGCACGGCTGA
- a CDS encoding vitamin B12-dependent ribonucleotide reductase: MAGDGVTASKSRTRAAAPTGLKVERVWTTEGVHPYDEVAWERRDVVMTNWRDGSINFEQRGVEFPESWSVNAANIVTTKYFRGAVGTPEREWSLKQLIDRVVSTYRKAGEEYGYFAAAADAEIFAHELTWMLLHQVFSFNSPVWFNVGTPSPQQVSACFILSVDDSMDSILDWYKEEGLIFQGGSGSGANLSRIRSSKELLSSGGTASGPVSFMRGADASAGTIKSGGATRRAAKMVILDVDHPDIEEFVLTKAREEHKIRALRDAGFDMDLGGADIVSVQYQNANNSVRVSDEFMTAVENGGGFDLRGRLDGQTIETVDAKKLFRTISQAAWECADPGLQYDDTINDWHTCPETGRITASNPCSEYLHLDNSSCNLASLNLMKFLRADGGFEVEKFVKSVEFVITAMDISICFADFPTEKIGETTRAYRQLGIGYANLGALLMASGMPYDSEQGRSLAAAITSLMTGTAYRRSAELAGIVGPYEGYARNAEPHKRVMRKHAAANDEIKPGGTAATAIQREATKQWALGNKIGDKNGWRNSQASVLAPTGTIGLMMDCDTTGVEPDLALVKFKKLVGGGSMQIVNQTVPRALRSLGYPEEQVEAIVEHIADHGHVVDAPGLKPEHYPVFDCAMGERSIAPMGHVRMMAAVQPFISGAISKTVNMPEAATVEDVEKIYFEGWKLGLKALAIYRDNCKVGQPLSAAKPNKAAAEAPAEVEKVVEKVVEYRPVRKRLPKKRPSQTVSFSVGGAEGYLTASSYPDDGLGEVFLKMSKQGSTLAGVMDAFSVAISIGLQYGVPLETYVSKFTNMRFEPAGMTDDPDVRMAASVMDYIFRRLALDFLPYERRAELGIFTAKERAAQLRAEAEAESSADLAAMAASAPVETKPEAVKPGPVAQPAQEVADVAAVKPAPSVGSSTELLEAVLGKAADAPLCFTCGTKMRPAGSCYVCEGCGSTSGCS; this comes from the coding sequence ATGGCGGGGGACGGCGTGACAGCCAGCAAGTCACGGACCAGGGCCGCCGCTCCGACCGGGCTCAAGGTCGAGCGGGTGTGGACCACGGAGGGAGTGCACCCGTACGACGAGGTCGCCTGGGAGCGGCGCGACGTCGTGATGACGAACTGGCGGGACGGCTCGATCAACTTCGAGCAGCGCGGGGTGGAGTTCCCCGAGTCCTGGAGCGTCAACGCGGCCAACATCGTGACCACCAAATACTTCCGGGGTGCGGTGGGCACCCCGGAGCGGGAGTGGTCGCTCAAGCAGCTGATCGACCGGGTGGTCAGCACCTACCGCAAGGCCGGTGAGGAGTACGGCTACTTCGCCGCCGCCGCCGACGCGGAGATCTTCGCGCACGAGCTGACCTGGATGCTGCTGCACCAGGTGTTCAGCTTCAACTCGCCGGTCTGGTTCAACGTGGGCACGCCGTCGCCGCAGCAGGTCAGCGCGTGCTTCATCCTGTCCGTCGACGACTCGATGGACTCCATCCTCGACTGGTACAAGGAGGAGGGGCTGATCTTCCAGGGCGGCTCCGGCTCCGGCGCCAACCTGTCCCGGATCCGGTCCTCGAAGGAGCTGCTCTCCTCCGGCGGCACCGCCTCCGGCCCGGTCAGCTTCATGCGCGGCGCGGACGCGAGCGCGGGGACCATCAAGTCCGGTGGCGCCACCCGGCGCGCGGCCAAGATGGTCATCCTGGACGTCGACCACCCGGACATCGAGGAGTTCGTCCTCACCAAGGCGCGCGAGGAGCACAAGATCCGCGCGCTGCGGGACGCCGGCTTCGACATGGACCTGGGCGGCGCCGACATCGTCAGCGTGCAGTACCAGAACGCCAACAACTCGGTCCGGGTCTCCGACGAGTTCATGACGGCGGTGGAGAACGGCGGCGGCTTCGACCTGCGCGGCCGGCTCGACGGGCAGACCATCGAGACCGTTGACGCCAAGAAGCTGTTCCGGACGATCTCCCAGGCCGCCTGGGAGTGTGCCGACCCCGGCCTGCAGTACGACGACACCATCAACGACTGGCACACCTGCCCGGAGACCGGGCGGATCACCGCCTCGAACCCGTGCTCGGAGTACCTGCACCTGGACAACTCCTCGTGCAACCTGGCCTCGCTCAACCTGATGAAGTTCCTCCGCGCCGACGGTGGCTTCGAGGTGGAGAAGTTCGTCAAGTCCGTCGAGTTCGTCATCACCGCGATGGACATCTCGATCTGCTTCGCCGACTTCCCGACCGAGAAGATCGGCGAGACCACCCGCGCCTACCGGCAGCTCGGCATCGGGTACGCCAACCTCGGCGCGCTGCTGATGGCCTCCGGCATGCCATACGACTCGGAGCAGGGGCGCTCGCTCGCCGCCGCGATCACCTCGCTGATGACCGGCACCGCGTACCGCCGCTCGGCCGAGCTGGCCGGCATCGTCGGCCCGTACGAGGGCTACGCCCGCAACGCGGAGCCGCACAAGCGGGTCATGCGCAAGCACGCCGCCGCCAACGACGAGATCAAGCCGGGCGGCACGGCGGCCACCGCGATCCAGCGGGAGGCGACCAAGCAGTGGGCGCTGGGCAACAAGATCGGTGACAAGAACGGCTGGCGCAACTCGCAGGCCTCCGTGCTCGCGCCGACCGGCACCATCGGCCTGATGATGGACTGCGACACCACCGGCGTCGAGCCGGACCTGGCGCTGGTCAAGTTCAAGAAGCTGGTCGGCGGCGGCTCCATGCAGATCGTCAACCAGACCGTGCCGCGCGCCCTGCGCAGCCTCGGCTACCCCGAGGAGCAGGTCGAGGCGATCGTCGAGCACATCGCCGACCACGGCCACGTGGTGGACGCCCCCGGCCTCAAGCCGGAGCACTACCCGGTCTTCGACTGCGCCATGGGCGAGCGGTCCATCGCGCCGATGGGCCACGTGCGGATGATGGCGGCCGTCCAGCCGTTCATCTCCGGCGCCATCTCCAAGACGGTCAACATGCCGGAGGCGGCGACCGTCGAGGACGTCGAGAAGATCTACTTCGAGGGGTGGAAGCTCGGCCTCAAGGCGCTGGCGATCTACCGCGACAACTGCAAGGTCGGCCAGCCGCTGTCGGCGGCCAAGCCGAACAAGGCCGCCGCGGAGGCGCCCGCCGAGGTGGAGAAGGTCGTCGAGAAGGTCGTCGAGTACCGGCCGGTGCGCAAGCGGCTGCCGAAGAAGCGCCCGTCGCAGACGGTCAGCTTCTCGGTCGGCGGCGCCGAGGGCTACCTCACCGCGTCGTCCTACCCGGACGACGGTCTCGGCGAGGTCTTCCTCAAGATGTCGAAGCAGGGCTCGACCCTGGCCGGCGTGATGGACGCCTTCTCGGTGGCCATCTCCATCGGTCTCCAGTACGGCGTCCCGCTGGAGACGTACGTCAGCAAGTTCACCAACATGCGGTTCGAGCCGGCCGGTATGACCGACGACCCGGACGTGCGGATGGCGGCCTCGGTGATGGACTACATCTTCCGTCGCCTGGCCCTGGACTTCCTGCCGTACGAGCGCCGCGCGGAGCTGGGCATCTTCACCGCCAAGGAGCGGGCCGCCCAGCTGAGGGCCGAGGCGGAGGCGGAGAGCAGCGCGGACCTCGCTGCGATGGCCGCCTCCGCCCCGGTCGAGACCAAGCCGGAGGCGGTCAAGCCCGGCCCGGTCGCCCAGCCGGCCCAGGAGGTGGCGGATGTCGCCGCCGTCAAGCCGGCGCCGTCCGTCGGTTCCAGCACCGAGCTGCTGGAGGCCGTGCTGGGCAAGGCAGCCGATGCGCCGCTCTGCTTCACCTGCGGTACGAAGATGCGGCCGGCCGGTAGCTGCTACGTCTGCGAGGGCTGCGGCTCCACCAGCGGCTGCAGCTGA
- the nrdR gene encoding transcriptional regulator NrdR: MRCPYCRHADSRVVDSREADDGQLIRRRRACPECGKRFTTVEEAVLAVVKRSGVTEPFSRTKIIGGVRKACQGRPVDDDSIALLAQKVEETVRAKGAAEIPSHEVGLAILGPLRDLDEVAYLRFASVYRSFDSLADFEREIETLRAAARAREGAEALDAAGRTS; encoded by the coding sequence ATGCGGTGCCCGTACTGCCGGCACGCCGACTCCCGGGTGGTCGACTCGCGGGAGGCCGACGACGGCCAGCTCATCCGCCGGCGGCGCGCCTGCCCGGAGTGCGGCAAGCGGTTCACCACGGTCGAGGAGGCGGTGCTCGCGGTGGTCAAGCGCAGCGGGGTGACCGAGCCGTTCAGCCGTACGAAGATCATCGGCGGGGTGCGCAAGGCGTGCCAGGGCCGGCCGGTGGACGACGACTCGATCGCACTGCTGGCGCAGAAGGTCGAGGAGACCGTCCGCGCCAAGGGGGCAGCGGAGATCCCGAGCCACGAGGTGGGGCTGGCGATCCTGGGGCCGCTGCGGGACCTGGACGAGGTGGCGTACCTGCGCTTCGCCAGCGTCTACCGATCCTTCGACTCGCTCGCCGACTTCGAGCGCGAGATCGAGACGCTGCGGGCCGCCGCACGCGCCCGGGAGGGGGCCGAGGCGCTCGACGCCGCCGGCCGCACCAGTTGA
- the miaA gene encoding tRNA (adenosine(37)-N6)-dimethylallyltransferase MiaA, with translation MTGTVVAVVGPTAAGKSALSIALAHALDGEVVNADSMQLYRGMDIGTAKLTPAERECVPHHLLDIWDVTEPASVAEYQRLARAAVDDILARGRVPLLVGGSGLYVRAVLEQFEFPGTDPAVRERLEAELAAVGPTPLYARLREADPVAAAGILPGNARRIVRALEVIELTGAPFTASLPEPRPYYPSLQLGVDLDTALLDERIALRVDRMWANGLVAETQELVARGLPEGRTASRALGYQQALRFLAGEMTEAGAHDETIRATRRFVRRQRSWFRRDPRIHWLDSASPELVETALRVVADHRE, from the coding sequence ATGACGGGCACGGTCGTGGCCGTTGTCGGGCCGACCGCGGCCGGCAAGTCGGCGCTCAGCATCGCCCTCGCGCACGCCCTCGACGGCGAGGTGGTCAACGCCGACTCGATGCAGCTCTACCGGGGCATGGACATCGGCACCGCCAAGCTGACCCCGGCCGAGCGGGAGTGCGTGCCGCACCACCTGCTGGACATCTGGGACGTCACCGAGCCGGCCAGCGTCGCCGAGTACCAGCGGCTGGCCCGCGCGGCGGTGGACGACATCCTGGCCCGCGGCCGGGTGCCGCTGCTGGTCGGCGGCTCCGGGCTGTACGTGCGGGCGGTGCTGGAGCAGTTCGAGTTCCCCGGCACCGACCCGGCCGTGCGGGAGCGGCTGGAGGCGGAGCTGGCCGCGGTCGGACCCACCCCGCTGTACGCCCGGCTGCGCGAGGCCGACCCGGTCGCGGCGGCCGGCATCCTGCCCGGCAACGCCCGGCGGATCGTCCGGGCCCTGGAGGTCATCGAGCTGACCGGAGCGCCGTTCACCGCCTCGCTGCCCGAGCCCAGGCCGTACTACCCGTCCTTGCAACTCGGCGTGGACCTGGACACCGCGCTGCTGGACGAGCGGATCGCGCTGCGGGTGGACCGGATGTGGGCCAACGGCCTGGTTGCCGAGACCCAGGAGCTGGTCGCGCGCGGCCTGCCCGAGGGTCGTACGGCCAGCCGGGCGCTCGGCTACCAGCAGGCGCTGCGCTTCCTGGCCGGGGAGATGACCGAGGCGGGGGCGCACGACGAGACGATCCGGGCCACCCGGCGATTCGTCCGCCGGCAGCGCTCCTGGTTCCGCCGCGACCCACGGATCCACTGGCTGGACTCGGCCTCGCCGGAGCTCGTCGAGACTGCGCTGCGAGTGGTCGCCGACCATCGGGAATGA
- a CDS encoding NAD-dependent malic enzyme, producing the protein MAITRLPSAGFSITIRIAMPADASSIGRLTTSVGEAGAIVTALDVVDSDPTHVIVDLTCDTADASHADQVVKALTALEGVDVRKVSDRTFLLHLGGKIEVSSKVALRTRDELSRAYTPGVARVCQAIAENPADARRLTIKRNTVAVVSDGSAVLGLGNLGPAASLPVMEGKAALFKRFGGVDAWPVVLDTQDTDEIVSIVKAIAPAYGGINLEDIAAPRCFEIEARLREALDIPVFHDDQHGTAICVLAALTNALRVVGKQLADVRVVVSGAGAAGTAIMKLLLRQGVGDIIATDRQGALHRGMTGLNPAWQWLAEHTNKENYSGDLRGAVRGADVFIGVSAPNLLTGEDIATMAKDAIVFALANPDPEVDPREARKYAAVVATGRSDQPNQINNVLAFPGVFRGMLDAHAEEFTEEMAIAAARAIADVVGEDKINPTVIVPSVFDSRVAPAVAAAVRAAAQHPAPAPAADPGPADLPEIAAEASATP; encoded by the coding sequence GTGGCCATCACCCGACTTCCGAGTGCCGGATTCTCGATCACGATCCGGATCGCGATGCCCGCGGACGCCTCCTCGATCGGCCGGCTGACCACCTCGGTCGGCGAGGCCGGTGCAATCGTCACGGCGCTGGACGTGGTCGACTCGGACCCGACCCACGTGATCGTCGACCTCACCTGCGACACCGCGGACGCCAGCCACGCCGACCAGGTGGTCAAGGCGCTGACCGCGCTGGAGGGGGTGGACGTCCGCAAGGTCTCCGACCGGACGTTCCTGCTGCACCTGGGCGGCAAGATCGAGGTCAGCTCGAAGGTGGCGCTGCGCACCCGCGACGAGCTGTCCCGCGCGTACACGCCCGGGGTGGCCCGGGTCTGCCAGGCGATCGCCGAGAACCCGGCCGACGCCCGCCGGCTGACCATCAAGCGCAACACCGTCGCGGTGGTCAGCGACGGCTCGGCCGTGCTCGGCCTGGGCAACCTCGGCCCGGCCGCGTCGCTGCCGGTGATGGAGGGCAAGGCGGCGCTGTTCAAGCGCTTCGGCGGGGTGGACGCCTGGCCGGTGGTGCTGGACACCCAGGACACCGACGAGATCGTCTCGATCGTCAAGGCGATCGCGCCCGCGTACGGCGGGATCAACCTGGAGGACATCGCCGCGCCGCGCTGCTTCGAGATCGAGGCCCGGCTGCGCGAGGCGCTGGACATCCCGGTCTTCCACGACGACCAGCACGGCACCGCGATCTGCGTGCTGGCCGCGCTGACCAACGCGCTGCGCGTCGTGGGCAAGCAGCTCGCGGACGTCAGGGTGGTGGTCTCCGGCGCCGGCGCGGCCGGCACGGCGATCATGAAGCTGCTGCTGCGCCAGGGCGTGGGCGACATCATCGCGACCGACCGGCAGGGCGCCCTGCACCGCGGGATGACCGGGCTCAACCCGGCCTGGCAGTGGCTGGCCGAGCACACCAACAAGGAGAACTACTCCGGCGACCTGCGCGGCGCGGTGCGCGGCGCGGACGTGTTCATCGGGGTGAGCGCGCCGAACCTGCTCACCGGCGAGGACATCGCCACCATGGCCAAGGACGCCATCGTCTTCGCGCTGGCCAACCCGGACCCGGAGGTCGACCCCCGGGAGGCCCGCAAGTACGCCGCGGTGGTCGCCACCGGCCGCTCCGACCAGCCGAACCAGATCAACAACGTGCTCGCCTTCCCCGGTGTGTTCCGGGGCATGCTGGACGCGCACGCCGAGGAGTTCACCGAGGAGATGGCGATCGCCGCCGCCCGGGCCATCGCGGACGTGGTCGGCGAGGACAAGATCAACCCCACGGTGATCGTCCCCAGCGTCTTCGACTCCCGGGTCGCCCCCGCGGTCGCGGCGGCCGTCCGCGCCGCCGCCCAGCACCCGGCCCCCGCCCCGGCGGCCGACCCCGGCCCCGCCGACCTCCCCGAGATCGCCGCCGAGGCCTCCGCCACCCCCTGA
- a CDS encoding MFS transporter, with protein sequence MTEHLTRPAPATTPDRLSRWRSRNFLLLWSGQTVSELGTRISGVAVPLLAAGTLDATVFQLSLLTVLAWLPYLIFSLPAGMLADRVDQRRLMIVCDLGRAVLLLSVPVVGLVGHLTLTFLYVVVGLTGVLNVAFTVAYRSLLPAIVPAHRLAEGNARLKVTENVAQLAGPTAGGALVGLIGATRTFLADSLSFLVSAATLVLIRLSGGSGPGRQRRRAGVPHPPPRRDHLGLAPVDHEVVARRTGVS encoded by the coding sequence GTGACGGAACACCTGACCCGGCCAGCGCCGGCCACCACCCCAGATCGTCTCTCCCGCTGGCGGAGCCGGAACTTTCTGCTGCTGTGGAGCGGCCAGACAGTCAGCGAGCTGGGCACGCGGATCTCCGGCGTGGCGGTGCCGCTGCTCGCCGCGGGCACCCTGGACGCCACCGTCTTCCAGCTCTCCCTGCTGACCGTGCTGGCCTGGCTGCCGTACCTGATCTTCTCGCTGCCGGCCGGGATGCTCGCCGACCGGGTCGACCAGCGGCGACTGATGATCGTCTGCGACCTGGGCCGTGCGGTTCTCCTGCTCTCCGTGCCGGTGGTCGGCCTGGTCGGCCACCTCACGCTGACTTTCCTGTACGTCGTGGTCGGCCTCACCGGCGTGCTGAACGTCGCCTTCACCGTGGCGTACCGGAGCCTGCTGCCCGCGATCGTGCCGGCGCACCGCCTGGCCGAGGGGAACGCCCGGCTGAAGGTGACCGAGAACGTCGCGCAACTGGCCGGGCCGACCGCCGGCGGCGCGCTCGTCGGGCTGATCGGCGCCACCCGCACCTTCCTCGCCGACAGCCTGAGCTTCCTGGTCAGCGCGGCGACCCTGGTGCTGATCCGCCTATCGGGCGGCTCTGGACCTGGTCGACAACGACGCCGAGCGGGAGTTCCTCACCCCCCGCCTCGCCGAGATCACCTCGGACTAGCGCCCGTTGATCATGAAGTTGTTGCTCGCCGTACCGGCGTGTCGTGA